Proteins from a genomic interval of Methanoplanus endosymbiosus:
- a CDS encoding IS1634 family transposase — MVAIVHQTDKRSGITYAYRSVSYWDKEKKQSRAKRTLIGRVDKETGKIVPTDGRNRKKKEGNPPVKRNTKRVEEAHRSFYGATYLLDAIGEKLGLIQDLKQCFPDTYEQILSVVYYLILEDSTPLYRFEKWGLLHKHPYGKDITSQRSSELFSSITEANKLQFFRLQGKRRMDNEFWAYDTTSLSSYSETLRQVQYGRNKEHDKLAQLNLALVFGQESNLPFYYRKLAGNIPDSKTITRLLEELDILDHSRVKLVLDRGFYSEVNINNLFKNHVKFLAGVRMSLKFVYGELDAVYDTFRSFERYSENYELYYQTVRTTWNYTQERPYKGDTLQESRRLYIHYFYNIDQAAEDEKNFDRKLIALKKELESGERVPGHAKLYKQYFITKTTPKRGTKAQIIDENVIKAKRYFGFFALITNEKMDAVTALELYRNKDVVEKAFGNLKERLNMRRTLVSSEQSLDGKLFVQFVALIYLSYLKKQMQDHNLFRNYTLPGMLDKLDVIECFEQPGKSLRVGEILDKQEQLYRDLGVTPPTSL, encoded by the coding sequence ATGGTCGCAATAGTTCACCAAACAGACAAAAGATCCGGGATAACCTATGCTTACCGCTCTGTATCATACTGGGACAAGGAAAAGAAACAGTCACGTGCCAAACGTACCCTTATTGGGCGTGTAGACAAAGAGACAGGTAAAATAGTCCCCACTGATGGACGCAACAGGAAGAAAAAAGAAGGTAATCCGCCTGTGAAACGTAATACAAAGAGGGTTGAGGAAGCACATCGTTCATTCTACGGAGCCACATATCTACTGGATGCTATTGGTGAGAAATTAGGTCTCATTCAGGATCTGAAACAGTGTTTCCCCGACACATATGAGCAAATCTTATCCGTTGTGTACTATTTAATCCTTGAAGACAGCACTCCGCTATACCGTTTTGAGAAGTGGGGACTCCTACATAAGCATCCTTATGGCAAAGACATCACCTCACAACGCAGTAGTGAACTGTTTTCCAGCATTACCGAGGCAAATAAACTACAGTTCTTCAGACTTCAGGGAAAGAGAAGGATGGATAATGAATTCTGGGCTTATGATACAACATCTCTGTCCAGCTATTCAGAAACCCTCAGGCAGGTACAGTATGGTCGCAACAAGGAGCACGACAAACTGGCACAGCTGAATCTTGCTCTGGTCTTTGGACAGGAGTCCAATCTCCCTTTCTATTACAGAAAACTCGCAGGTAATATCCCGGATTCAAAGACCATTACACGCCTGCTTGAAGAGCTGGATATTCTTGATCACTCAAGAGTTAAACTGGTTCTTGACCGGGGCTTTTACAGTGAGGTCAATATCAACAACCTGTTTAAGAATCACGTGAAGTTCCTTGCAGGTGTCAGAATGTCTCTGAAATTTGTCTATGGAGAACTTGATGCAGTCTATGACACTTTTAGGAGCTTTGAACGTTACAGTGAGAATTACGAACTGTATTACCAGACTGTCCGGACCACCTGGAATTATACACAAGAGCGTCCTTACAAAGGAGATACTCTTCAGGAATCACGCCGTCTTTACATCCACTATTTCTACAATATTGACCAGGCAGCCGAAGATGAGAAAAACTTCGACCGAAAGCTAATCGCACTAAAAAAGGAACTGGAGTCAGGAGAGCGTGTTCCAGGACACGCTAAACTTTACAAGCAGTACTTCATTACCAAAACAACACCTAAGAGAGGAACAAAGGCACAGATTATTGATGAAAATGTCATCAAAGCCAAGCGATATTTTGGGTTTTTTGCTCTGATTACCAATGAAAAGATGGATGCAGTAACTGCTCTTGAACTCTACCGCAACAAAGATGTGGTTGAAAAGGCCTTTGGAAATCTCAAAGAACGCCTGAATATGCGCCGTACACTCGTTTCTTCAGAACAGAGCCTTGATGGGAAACTGTTTGTGCAGTTTGTGGCACTGATCTACTTATCTTATCTCAAAAAGCAGATGCAGGATCATAACCTTTTCAGGAATTACACATTGCCTGGTATGTTGGACAAACTGGATGTCATCGAGTGTTTTGAACAACCAGGAAAATCTCTCAGAGTGGGTGAGATACTCGATAAACAGGAGCAGCTGTACCGGGACCTGGGGGTGACACCACCCACATCGTTATGA
- the pglZ gene encoding BREX-1 system phosphatase PglZ type B: MPGKFIEEVKKAILSAASDYDRERLSAPVALIWTDHNREWEPVVEKLVKDHGMPIATFGSYDPEEFKGPAIYIRCLISHNLNGGSFGAADVSPDSGVSDESGIPGFPKEGTPVIYLPGYSKDVLRNPENCPEELMQLFELQYRGIVWSQKNNRDWTIPAFIKNILDIEIIMDKETRQAAINAVGALCDEDVTLIKNKAPLNASYFNSLIHPDTIKQLLLWMNSPKEEKERMGPEQWRPFCSICKSEYEFDPEKDTPVTAAEKLGSLKNNWHNVWSRFSENPDAYPAIPNLLRNAQRPQLCFYDDTWPQINDNHEKKVKTELLRLPELNRIEGIKLIRTLEHNHKIRREWIWTKTGDSPYACTLKYLAKLAETVSDNRFSGTIREQAERYTNEYFTADDAILKAIREAGKDKECLRITSAAIAAISKSWFNSLAESFQNEWITNPPEISKSGYKPEKGTVYLFVDGLRFDLANELKEIISKDHPETDLDFSYAALPTLTSTAKPAVMPIAGELVAGREFTPLTKTEAEANITALRRIMEENGIQVLSDSQTGDTEGSAWTDCGNIDHEGHDKQIELPQIIPAELERISKRVKELINAGWSEIKIVTDHGWVFMPGEMDKTELLPALTEVKKSRCARLRPDAKTNLPTAKWHWDRNATVVFAPGITCFDSGKVYEHGGLSPQEVIIPEITVKGREKAKTGLVKITELTWRGLRLKGKTEGCEGLSADIRTQPGDENSSLIDSVREISDEKISLLVLDDSLEGSEAFLVLMDSDNTVCYQKKITIGEE; this comes from the coding sequence ATGCCGGGGAAATTTATTGAGGAAGTGAAGAAGGCTATTTTGAGTGCAGCGTCTGACTATGACAGGGAGAGGTTATCCGCTCCGGTTGCACTGATATGGACAGATCATAACCGGGAATGGGAGCCGGTTGTTGAAAAACTTGTAAAAGATCACGGGATGCCGATTGCAACATTTGGCAGTTATGATCCTGAGGAATTTAAAGGCCCTGCAATTTATATCCGGTGCTTAATATCACATAATCTGAACGGTGGCAGTTTTGGGGCTGCTGATGTTTCCCCGGATTCCGGAGTGTCTGATGAATCAGGCATACCGGGATTTCCAAAAGAAGGAACTCCGGTGATATACCTTCCCGGATATTCAAAGGATGTCCTAAGAAACCCTGAGAACTGCCCGGAAGAACTGATGCAGCTCTTTGAACTTCAGTACAGAGGGATAGTATGGTCACAGAAGAACAACAGGGACTGGACAATACCCGCCTTCATCAAAAATATCCTTGATATTGAAATTATAATGGATAAGGAGACAAGACAGGCTGCCATAAATGCAGTCGGTGCTCTCTGTGACGAAGATGTAACATTAATCAAAAACAAAGCACCCTTAAACGCCTCATACTTTAACTCCCTCATTCACCCCGACACGATAAAACAGCTCCTCCTCTGGATGAACTCTCCAAAAGAAGAAAAAGAGAGAATGGGGCCGGAACAGTGGCGGCCATTCTGCTCAATCTGTAAATCCGAATATGAATTTGACCCGGAAAAAGATACTCCTGTAACAGCCGCAGAAAAACTTGGCTCACTTAAGAACAACTGGCATAATGTCTGGTCAAGATTTTCTGAAAATCCGGATGCTTACCCTGCCATACCTAATCTTTTAAGAAACGCTCAGAGACCACAATTATGTTTTTATGATGATACCTGGCCGCAGATCAATGATAATCATGAAAAGAAAGTTAAAACTGAACTTCTCCGGCTTCCTGAATTAAACCGCATTGAAGGAATAAAGTTAATCAGAACTCTTGAACATAACCATAAAATCAGAAGAGAATGGATATGGACAAAAACCGGAGACAGTCCTTATGCATGCACTTTAAAATACCTTGCAAAACTTGCAGAAACAGTCAGTGATAACAGATTTTCCGGAACAATCCGGGAACAGGCAGAGAGATACACAAATGAATACTTCACAGCCGATGATGCGATATTAAAGGCAATAAGGGAAGCAGGAAAGGACAAAGAATGCCTCCGGATAACATCAGCAGCAATTGCAGCAATATCAAAATCATGGTTTAACTCACTTGCAGAAAGTTTTCAGAATGAATGGATCACTAACCCGCCGGAAATTTCCAAATCCGGTTATAAACCGGAAAAAGGAACGGTTTATCTCTTCGTTGATGGTCTCAGATTTGACCTGGCAAATGAACTCAAAGAGATAATCAGCAAAGACCATCCTGAAACGGACCTTGATTTCAGCTATGCAGCCCTTCCCACATTAACCTCAACTGCAAAACCGGCAGTCATGCCAATAGCCGGAGAACTGGTTGCAGGCAGAGAATTCACTCCGTTAACAAAAACAGAGGCAGAAGCAAACATCACAGCCCTTAGAAGAATAATGGAAGAGAACGGGATTCAGGTACTCAGTGACAGCCAGACAGGAGACACGGAAGGCTCTGCATGGACAGACTGTGGAAATATTGACCATGAAGGGCATGACAAACAGATCGAACTCCCGCAGATAATCCCGGCAGAACTTGAAAGGATCAGCAAAAGAGTAAAGGAACTGATAAATGCAGGCTGGAGCGAGATAAAAATTGTAACAGATCACGGATGGGTTTTCATGCCCGGAGAAATGGATAAGACAGAACTCCTCCCTGCACTAACAGAAGTAAAAAAGAGCAGATGTGCCAGACTTCGTCCGGATGCGAAAACCAACCTCCCTACAGCAAAGTGGCACTGGGACAGAAATGCAACCGTGGTTTTCGCACCCGGAATTACCTGTTTTGACTCCGGAAAGGTATATGAACACGGCGGACTAAGCCCTCAGGAAGTAATAATCCCTGAAATTACAGTAAAGGGCAGGGAAAAAGCCAAAACCGGATTAGTAAAAATAACAGAACTGACATGGAGAGGACTGAGACTGAAAGGAAAGACTGAGGGCTGTGAAGGTCTTTCTGCTGATATAAGGACTCAGCCGGGAGATGAGAACTCTTCTCTTATTGATTCCGTCAGGGAAATATCTGATGAAAAGATCTCCCTTTTGGTTTTAGATGACAGCCTTGAAGGTTCTGAGGCATTTCTGGTTCTCATGGACTCAGATAATACTGTATGCTACCAGAAAAAAATAACAATAGGAGAAGAATAA
- a CDS encoding DUF2254 domain-containing protein, with protein sequence MSGLRVLEFIDEKEAENPGEFWTNVYFLVFFVPLVLAAGLYLLLKIFKFPTTLDDDTTRYLLSAFIQSLAAVIAIVVSLTLVAIQFTASEYSSRVIEVFKKNHAMWAIIAGYISGISLFAFILMSISDSEVVYGIKSYAVFYSFFLFIALLVTLIPHIRITLNSMNAEKVIDNLFDDLTSEKLISLQPKDDPFHDLFVIINSSAIKGDMVTFSYGLKRIREKFIEIVNSSEQELNSNSICSGFYDNVKRTSLILFEKREEKFLFEIIINMNNIVRRIDCNNILKFKEDTLNLDESIEINIHNIIAFLGNNAIDHEFESIYSYSINLISGRIAHCLGLYYYKHDDDYIFIMKSKLLSLNKMAYKFMKSGNSQSYDEIVSEIKNINQSFIDNSKEVPNEIINLLVDKWNDLVYRYMKSPECQKGQYYLEPIWELVSYSKISHLNKEEIENILEILKDIGRDAYRKYNLPEITILIKRELFDLGLHFMDEDNSELNDIVVNYLAELHYLCDGLEEIENDSKNRFAYSSGVYVGEKELEYRRGSIYTDIINTLERPYSCSDEEAEYIKKRIYIE encoded by the coding sequence ATGTCCGGACTTAGGGTATTGGAGTTTATTGACGAAAAAGAGGCGGAAAATCCGGGTGAGTTCTGGACAAATGTTTACTTTTTGGTTTTTTTTGTTCCTTTAGTTTTAGCGGCCGGATTATATCTTCTGCTAAAAATTTTCAAATTTCCAACAACTCTGGATGATGATACAACAAGGTACCTCTTAAGTGCGTTTATCCAGAGTCTTGCTGCTGTAATTGCTATTGTTGTATCCTTAACACTGGTTGCAATTCAGTTTACTGCCTCGGAATATTCTTCAAGGGTCATTGAGGTTTTTAAGAAAAACCATGCAATGTGGGCGATAATTGCCGGATATATCTCCGGGATATCTCTATTTGCATTTATTCTGATGAGTATTTCAGATTCAGAGGTAGTTTACGGAATTAAATCATATGCTGTTTTTTATTCGTTTTTCCTGTTTATTGCTCTCCTCGTTACATTAATTCCACATATCAGAATTACTCTTAATAGTATGAATGCGGAGAAGGTAATTGATAATTTATTTGATGATCTGACTTCTGAGAAACTTATCAGTTTGCAGCCTAAAGATGATCCATTCCATGATCTTTTTGTGATAATTAACAGTTCTGCAATTAAAGGTGATATGGTAACCTTTAGTTATGGGCTTAAAAGAATCAGAGAGAAATTTATTGAGATAGTTAATTCTTCAGAGCAGGAATTAAACTCAAATTCTATCTGCTCTGGATTTTATGATAATGTCAAAAGAACATCATTAATTCTCTTTGAAAAGCGGGAAGAAAAGTTTCTTTTTGAGATCATTATCAATATGAATAATATTGTAAGGAGAATTGATTGTAATAATATATTAAAATTTAAAGAGGATACGTTAAATCTGGATGAAAGTATTGAGATTAATATTCATAATATTATAGCATTTTTAGGAAATAATGCAATTGATCATGAATTTGAATCAATTTATTCCTATAGTATTAATTTGATCTCAGGAAGAATTGCTCACTGTTTGGGTTTATATTACTACAAACATGATGATGATTATATTTTTATTATGAAGAGTAAACTATTGTCTCTTAACAAAATGGCTTACAAATTTATGAAATCTGGAAACAGTCAAAGTTATGATGAAATAGTTTCTGAAATTAAAAATATTAACCAAAGTTTTATTGACAATAGTAAAGAAGTTCCAAATGAAATTATAAATTTACTGGTTGATAAGTGGAATGATCTTGTTTACAGGTATATGAAATCACCTGAGTGCCAAAAAGGACAATACTACTTAGAGCCAATATGGGAATTAGTATCTTATTCCAAAATTAGTCATTTAAATAAAGAAGAGATAGAGAATATTTTGGAGATATTGAAAGATATAGGAAGAGATGCTTATCGGAAATATAACCTGCCTGAAATAACTATTCTGATAAAAAGGGAATTATTTGATTTAGGTCTGCATTTTATGGATGAAGACAATTCTGAATTAAATGATATTGTTGTGAACTATCTTGCTGAATTACACTACTTATGTGACGGGCTTGAAGAAATTGAAAATGATTCAAAAAACAGATTTGCCTATAGTTCCGGGGTTTATGTTGGTGAAAAAGAACTTGAATACCGTAGGGGATCAATATATACTGATATAATAAACACTTTGGAGAGACCATATTCGTGCAGTGATGAAGAGGCTGAATATATAAAAAAAAGGATTTACATTGAATAA